One Bombus terrestris chromosome 15, iyBomTerr1.2, whole genome shotgun sequence genomic window, AAAATTATTTGTTCACTTATTATGTTGGCTAGTTAATTTATCAGAACACAATTTtacttatatataaaaaaagttaaAAGAATCTGTCATTATGATGACTTATTGGATcaaaacataatttttatcaattttgaaaAAGTAAATGAACAAACAATAATCATTCATATTTGAAGTATTCGTTTgttgttcataattttgcatGTCATATATTGAATAGAAAACAAAGCATAAAATGTGAAAACAACACATAAAGATTAGTAAATTAGTAACTTAAGAACTTATGACTATGAATAGTAATATATTTTAGTAGCATGCCAGCTGTGCGGCTGACTATGTGTGCTAGACCCTATCTGTgctatgtaatttaattttaaagaaatgaaGAATTCATAAGTTGTTTAATACAACATTAAAAATaggaataaaaatttgaaaaaggaagaaaaataaaaaggcaATAGAACAATAGCAATTAGGGTCTAGATTCTACAAACTCCAATCCTCTCATTGCCTATATGATTATGGTGATTCAATCATTCTCCTTATATGCATAAATATTACTCAGCATACATTTATTTCTGTAATTTCGAAACTATAGCAGTAACTAATATACCTAAATGCAGGTTTACATTCCAAGCAACAATGCAAAAAGCAAATAAACATAAACAAAATTAAACATTCTTATTAACTAATATTTCTCCTGATTTTTTTATGCTTCatatttaaaatcataaaattgtattaatatCGCCAAATAAGAATTCGAACATGCATGATACAagattatttatgtatatatattttttttcattaaaaacaaatccgatatatataaatatactattaaattttgtttaattgcgATTGAAATCTTTACTATACTTCAATTATAAgtaattattcataatttactaatattttacagaaatagaatacaaaatatttaagaaacatttttcttataaaaaagaaattttaaatgatttgGGTCTTATAATCCTGTGGCATGGCATAGAGGATAAgagaatgataataaaatagaatcagCCGCACAGACCTGTATAGTAGTCTTTTTGCGCACCTAGTGCTGTAAGCCCTTCACTGATGCTTGATAGAATGTATAAGAATACTCTCGGTTCCAAAGTAGAAAGGAACACCATGTGATCTTGAGCTAAACACTCGAGTAACACAAAATATGTTGTAGATAATTTCGGATAatcctacaaaaaaaaaaaaaaacaatattaagTTGTAAGATATCTATCTTTACATCTTTTGAATATGAACATAATTTAATTGATGCATACCAATAAATCACTTTGTGGTATACTAAGAAGTAATTTTACAAATGTGTTGAGTGCATTATCCAATGCCTCGTCACCATATAATCTGAACACACCAAAATTTACGTAACTTCCACATAAAGCTGCTTTTAACATACTGAAGCATATACTTATTCCTTTAAGCTTTAAGGGGTATATTTGATCCTTTGGAACTTCAACGTTTAATATACGATTACCATAACTACATATTACTTTACTAGCTtcacgaaataataaaattccattTGGAGAAGATGCATCAAACTGTAATCGTTGACTCCTATTTTGTACTAATTCAGCAAATAATTTTAGGACGGGTGTAGTAACTTGTGGCTCATAATGCCACAATTCCACAGCATGTAATAAAATCGGTGTATAATTAGGATAACTATATGTAAATTAAGGTACTTTACATTTATCAGAAATTAAGGcaaattattatgtattaatgACTCTTAATcatttatcaaattatatttaaaaaaaaaaaaaaaaggatacatCCAATCAAAGAGCATCATATAAGATGTTTTTGTGTTGAATGCATAAGCTAAACCTCTTAAATCTCTTGCTAATCCGATCAATGCCTTTTTTGCTTCTTCTGCTGTAAAAAGTGAAGGGTCAGCTGGCCCAATTAACTGTCCTAAACTTTCAAATGCATCTATAGGTGGAAAacgtaaatgtaaatattaaataagtatGTAGTACAATTTTAGGTACAAAAAAGCTTTCCATACTTGTTAAAGGTAACATAAATGTATGAAACCTTTCCTCATCTTCTCCTAGATCTACCATCAATAATCTACCCAAGGATGTGTAAAACATTGATCTACAACGCATTTCTGTTACAGCAACATTGTTTCCCAAAAATGGAAAATGCTCTCTCTGTtagtgaaaaagaaaagaatatatacagtttcattcttaattttttgtaagtaaattttacatatttttatatatacacactGTGTGATTATTGAGCATAAATTGTACTTCCTCTAATTTTACAAGTTTACGGACACAACTATATCCTACAGATAAATCATTTAATAATTGTAatgtttttgaaataatttgtttacTACGACCCCAATACTTCAAATTTGTTATTCTGTAAATGCAAAATTAAGATCATAAATCTTGAAATAGTGTAAATAATATTCCTGAAAATAACTTCCTACTTACATTTTCCGGATAAGAATACCAAGTACCATGGATTCGTCATTAACTCCTAAAACATCTGACAGTCTTCTATATACTTTAGAATTTTTTTGAACTTGATCACCTACATAAACTTTACGAAATTGTTCAAAGAAGCTCAACATTGCTAATTCCAGTTTCTCACAGCCACCTTGTGCAAGTCTTGAATCAGTCAAATTCATCAATTGGAGTACTCTGCAAACTAATTCACCATCCATTGCATCATACTCTTCATTGCTGTTAAATGTTACTTTTCCACCAATAACACcacctattttttaaatatcaatgtaATAATTCACTATTAAACATGTTCATTTCTGTATGATTTACAAATTTACTTACCTATGATATATACAAGCCAAGTGAGTTGACCCTCTTGTATAGTGATATCCATTCGTTGTGTTGGAGATGCTGTTTGTGTCATTAATTCTTGGTATGTCCTAGCAGCCTGATCAAAAAGTTGTACTAACAAAGTACATGTCTTTTGATATTCACACCTTACAATTACAGATATTTGCTCCAATTGCTGATGAACTATTCCTAAATCATCAAGTGGGTCTTCTAAACCCTCTCTAACTACTATTGCAACTGATTCAAGTCTTGAAGTAATATATGCATTTACAATTTCCGGAGTATATGTATTTAACAGGTGTGGGTCACCTGCTTTTACATATGGCATGGATGATACCATTCTTTGCCACAATGTTAGTAAATAATGTAAACTGTTTGGTGCAAACTGCCACATCTGTAAACTTTGGATTGTAAATTTTGCAATTAATTGTATAGCTTCTGGGTAGTCTTTGACTAAGACCAATTCCCCAAGCTGAAAATTGCTCTTTAGCCTTGATAATAGTCTACAAAATTCATGGTAATTTTCAGGATCACTGAGACCTTGAGGGTTTTGTAGTATATGTTTTATACCGCTAACTAAGTGTGTTAAAAATTGTGCCCTTTCTGGATTTGAAAATAAACTCCTTCTAACAGATGCTATTTGGACCAAACATGAAAGAGCCAAAGATGACAGTGAGTTAGGTAAACTATGATATAAATCAAAGAAAAGTTTCAATGACGTAAAATCCAAAAATACAGGTCTCCAACAGGTCGGAATTTGTACTGTACTAAGATCATCAGAACTTTCATCCGTTGAAGTCCCAATAAAATCAAATGTCAAACAATTTTGTGCTAGTTTTAAAAGTTGTCTGATTAGACCATgctaaaaaaaaacaaaacaataataataatattaatttaggaTATTATTACAGAAAAAAGTAGCAAGAGATATACCTGTGCTTCATCATTAAAATTTaagtttttacaattttctcgAGCTGTACTTAATAAAGTATACGATAacctaaatatttcaaaaagttGTGTATCTCTGAAGTGGCTAGCAATTTTTCTATGTTTTGTAATAGATCTGGTTGCATCTGCATCCGAGACTTGATTCATTTCACACGTTAGTTGAGAAAGTAATTGGACTCCTATCATACAGTGTTCTACCGATCCCTGtatattatatcaaaatatggtataattatgaaaaataaacattttggaataaagaaaataataactaaCCTGAAGAAACTTTGTTACATCACTGACcacatttctttctttatcaaTATCAAACCACCCAAACTTTGATATCCTGGCAAACAGTGTAACCAAAGCTTGTATTACAAAGTTTGGTAACTTTGGCTGAGTTGCTAAATAATTGAGAATATAATttcctaaaataaaattatagatattaGACTCAAGTATTGTTTTGCTTTATGATAGAATAAATACACTTACGTATGTCAAGCCTCTGTCGTAAACTAAGTCCTGATGAACGGGAAGCCAATTTTGTCAAGGTGGTGGCTGCCAATAATTGAGCATATGGAGAATCTCCTCGATCAAGTAGAAGCTGACACTTTGTAAGCGTATCTGGAGTATTTTGAAAAGCAACAAGTGCTTTTTCAGCCTCTGCACGATGTGTAGAATCTTGTGATTCATACAACTGCTTGCATAGCAACTCCAGCTGCCGTACTTCCTGTATGTGATCCATTCTTAATGATATAATTCATCCCAAATAAACAATATTTCTGTGTagttatttttactttatatacttcaaaaatattattttatttcccaagttctttaataaatttaatcacTTATTTTGGATATATAAAAACtgtcatttaaatatttctcaattacattataacaaatAGGCAATACTTTAAaatcatataatttatttataatatatttttttttactaatatcAACAAACatgattaatatttaaaaaaatgtatcaaattaaaattttaaaaagatgcataaaaatattaaactaattattatctattaacattttttagaattaaaacaatacaagtaaatataataattataaacctatacatattttcactttttaaatacataaatagaaattagaTAGGATTATAACAATCACAGTTTTATTCCATATTATAAAATCAATGTGataattaatgtttttaacTTTTAGGCATTTTAGAGGTtacacatttatttaaattttataaatgtacagCACATATTAATTATCGGAATTCCAAACCGCCACTTgcttaaaaaaattacaaacgtATACCAACgtattttcgtattattttttatttaatcaaaAGATTATGATTAATAAAGAAGACATTTATAACTAACGTGAGATAAACAGTACGAGCTAAGTATAAAGTAACAGAAAAAACATCTTAGTttatgttataaaattaaagTGGATAGGTTATGCCATATTTTTGTaagtaatttcaaataatagtTTGATATCATTACGATGTAAACAAACAAAATTtctcttaaataataatattcaaacttAAAATTCAAGATTTAGATGATATTCTCATCCATTAATTATCTTTTGAAACTGCAGAACTATATCTACACAAAATAGTATTTACGAAAACAAGGTTAAAGTTTTACATATCGGCTACATAATTTTGTTCGTACAACAAGATGTCAATAAAGCTAAAGCGGCAAAATCTGTTAATTTATGATTGCATTTTTATTGACAGTGCGATAAAATTATCACTATGGTCCGGCAACAAACAACGTAGCTTCCAAGAAATACTTAAGTTTCCCAGCAGCAAAATGTTTGGGACACACGTCGACACCACATAACTTGCAACAGATTTACCACCGGCTGGCTTACCACACGATTTTTGAAATCACTTCATCATAAATAACTCCACTTTTTTGGTTGAGGTTTGCACGTTATTTTGATGGGTAACTCACCTGTTCGTCCGCCATTTTCGCAGCTTTGTATTATCTACAATGAAGGCAGGATCACATGCTTTAAACTCGACTGCCACAACATGTTATGTAGAAGCGACGTTTTCCTACATCGGAAGCATCAACAACGCCACCTTTattaacaaaagaaataaaattcataccCGCCTACCTTACaaagatggaagaaaaattaagCCAAATCTTCACTATTTTCATTgtagaaattacaaataaattaccgattatattatgttagaatatatttaattatgtttCGTAATTCAATCGAAGAAACTACTTTGGTAACTAGTTCTGTCGTTGATCATTGTCTTTGTctagtatttattataaacaataaaaatttgatatttatatgtatttataattgtataaaataataaagaataaaattttataatagacATTATAGTATTCTTCggcataataaaaaaaagtaggaTAAAAAGTCAGCAATTTGTAGTTATTTCGCGCGAAATCTAAACAAAATTTtcgatgaaaaacaaaatacaagcgtatattttttcaaataaaagatgctgtaataaacaataattttatgGAGCTTtttaatatatagttataaaagATTTCTAGTGTTTTATTTTTTGGATATATGTAtctcataaataattttttgaataatttttataaaacgttcattacaaaaataaaaatttacaatttgcaagaattattataaaattaaaaatgacaaaacatgaaatatattaagTGATATAATGCACTTCttgaaactaaataattttttgaacaactttccaatatttcaaataataggaagatgtataataaaatagatatcGTTGTtccttttttaacaaaattatacataaataatttgataattgtgttatatattttttgtttcagctTGAGTTTTTTGCAATAGTATAATGACATAAAATAAGAAACAATTGAGATTGGATAAAAAGTGACTTAATGATGATTTATGATTGACTATTTTTGTATACTATGTAGCATTGTGTTATGACGATACATAAtgcataaataataaaatgaaaatataatattcagatTGGGGCCTTTTCTTGCCAAAGTAATTTCTAAATGttcataaaattttgtaaaactttATCTCTGTAAAACGAGTTATTGTAAAGCGATGCGTTATTTCGTGCTGTtacatacaaaattaatatattaacttcaaatatatatgaaataccTTCTCTCGTAATTTTATAGGTAAAAAcctgtaatattatatatatatataatgtattcaAATCTGGAATAATGTAAATCATAATAATCTGACAAAATTTATCAGGAACTGTATCGTGAAATACTAGTTTTAAcggaaaataattaaatgcagGTAACAGATCgatcataaatattgaaaatgttacctaaatctgtaatgcaaatattaattttatcaatatataatAGCTTTGATCATTAATACTAGCATAGTACATATTTTTCCAGTAAACTTTGTACGTTTAAATTCAAAATGATTACAGCTTcaatatgtttataaaaaatatgacatttcaaaataaattttctattaatcaCAATCTGATTTTGACGAAAGTACGTTAAATTTAAGGGATAGTGATGGATACTGTTTCCATTAAAATTGCATCTTCTTGCATAGGTATTGTATTTCAAGTATAGCTTTTCCACAGCCTTCATATTATTCTTGTGTAATTAATTTCATACATGAAACTTTATgttaatattaacaataaacaTCACAATGTTTTCTTAAAGATACTTCTTGtcataatattattttgaacaAATGTAACATTTACGTTATGATCAAAACTAAATTATGTATAAGACACATTGTCGCTCTTTACGAAacttttagaaattaaatatctcagggttttgtattttctatctctaaataattatcataattactatgaaataaacaattttttgtataaagaaattttacatattGGATTCACCGAAGTATTTTAAGACCCcaatctaaataaaaaatatatatacttatatttttacattccaAAGTGGAATCCAAGAAACagcaatatataattaatactacctatatatgtacgtatttagATAGCTGTAATATAATGAAGTATGTGCTTACAAAGAGATTATCTTAATAACTGTCACAGCTACACTATTTTTCTCTATTATGCACTatgtttttcattaaattttatgaattgAGAAGATGCTGCATACTACAAAAGTAATGTTTGCACTGGAGTCCCATATATACATACCATAAAgttatagaaaatttttcatGCCATCATTCTAGCTTAAAAATCACAATTCTTTGTACCCGATTTGACTACATGCagttcataattttgcataatattttttacttttgatgtaaaaatttgtataatattagaataatgTACAAGTACTACTAAATACACTATCTGTTACTTATGTAATGCAAAAGTCAAGTAACTTGACATATTTTATCTGTGATAtttaattcctttcttttttcttcttttaagcACATATTCACAATTTAATTCTCATGCAAAATCTATgttgtataaaatttaaaatatatgtattgaaattaatatcaaGGATTACATATTTGTAAGCTTGGCTTTGAATTGTTCAATGTGGTCAAAATATCGAATCACTGTCGCAATATTTactgaaatatatatgtatatatatttatatatatatatattactatttcGTGAAAAATTTGAGAAGATATcatgtttattctattattcaatatatcaagaagtaaacatatttttcttaGTGCTACTACTACCAtaggaataaaaataatgtcGTTGATAGCATTTATAAAATCTCGAAAATGACAATTATATTTTAACTCATATAATATTGTTCAGAGCAcacttataacttataattgAAAATGTGATGTAGCTTAAACAAAAGTTGAAACATATGATCCGAGATCATTAGTCAAAACACAATAATTTCTTCACAGCAGCTAAGATTACCTCAGAGTCACTATATTGCTTTTTTATGAATCAATATTTACATCTCGGTATAATgaaactttatattttaaatgcaaATGGTATTTTATATCAATGACTGTGCAGAGGTTATTAGCTTTCCATTTacttttcaatatataatataaatttcataaaattaatgtCCATGGAAACTACTATGTCTTCGATTAACGGCTGTACATCTATAATACTAAACATGGGTATAGTAATTCACATTAGCTAGATTTAAAAGGTAATGAAATATGATAGTTATAATAATCCTTCCACATACCAAGACTTGAATGTCCACATTCACACCAGATAA contains:
- the LOC100648229 gene encoding exportin-7 isoform X1, coding for MADEQEVRQLELLCKQLYESQDSTHRAEAEKALVAFQNTPDTLTKCQLLLDRGDSPYAQLLAATTLTKLASRSSGLSLRQRLDIRNYILNYLATQPKLPNFVIQALVTLFARISKFGWFDIDKERNVVSDVTKFLQGSVEHCMIGVQLLSQLTCEMNQVSDADATRSITKHRKIASHFRDTQLFEIFRLSYTLLSTARENCKNLNFNDEAQHGLIRQLLKLAQNCLTFDFIGTSTDESSDDLSTVQIPTCWRPVFLDFTSLKLFFDLYHSLPNSLSSLALSCLVQIASVRRSLFSNPERAQFLTHLVSGIKHILQNPQGLSDPENYHEFCRLLSRLKSNFQLGELVLVKDYPEAIQLIAKFTIQSLQMWQFAPNSLHYLLTLWQRMVSSMPYVKAGDPHLLNTYTPEIVNAYITSRLESVAIVVREGLEDPLDDLGIVHQQLEQISVIVRCEYQKTCTLLVQLFDQAARTYQELMTQTASPTQRMDITIQEGQLTWLVYIIGGVIGGKVTFNSNEEYDAMDGELVCRVLQLMNLTDSRLAQGGCEKLELAMLSFFEQFRKVYVGDQVQKNSKVYRRLSDVLGVNDESMVLGILIRKIITNLKYWGRSKQIISKTLQLLNDLSVGYSCVRKLVKLEEVQFMLNNHTREHFPFLGNNVAVTEMRCRSMFYTSLGRLLMVDLGEDEERFHTFMLPLTNAFESLGQLIGPADPSLFTAEEAKKALIGLARDLRGLAYAFNTKTSYMMLFDWIYPNYTPILLHAVELWHYEPQVTTPVLKLFAELVQNRSQRLQFDASSPNGILLFREASKVICSYGNRILNVEVPKDQIYPLKLKGISICFSMLKAALCGSYVNFGVFRLYGDEALDNALNTFVKLLLSIPQSDLLDYPKLSTTYFVLLECLAQDHMVFLSTLEPRVFLYILSSISEGLTALGAQKDYYTDTMVCTGCCATLDHIVTYIFKQLYQKGGYPGRKNTVVPGGGDLFLQVLKQHPEILQQMLSTVLNVIMFEDCRNQWSMSRPLLGLILLNEEYFNQLRENIIRSQPVDKQTTMAHWFEHLMEGIERNLLTKNRDRFTQNLSLFRRDINDILKGPNTTSNPIGDMMTLTFN
- the LOC100648229 gene encoding exportin-7 isoform X2; the encoded protein is MADEQEVRQLELLCKQLYESQDSTHRAEAEKALVAFQNTPDTLTKCQLLLDRGDSPYAQLLAATTLTKLASRSSGLSLRQRLDIRNYILNYLATQPKLPNFVIQALVTLFARISKFGWFDIDKERNVVSDVTKFLQGSVEHCMIGVQLLSQLTCEMNQVSDADATRSITKHRKIASHFRDTQLFEIFRLSYTLLSTARENCKNLNFNDEAQHGLIRQLLKLAQNCLTFDFIGTSTDESSDDLSTVQIPTCWRPVFLDFTSLKLFFDLYHSLPNSLSSLALSCLVQIASVRRSLFSNPERAQFLTHLVSGIKHILQNPQGLSDPENYHEFCRLLSRLKSNFQLGELVLVKDYPEAIQLIAKFTIQSLQMWQFAPNSLHYLLTLWQRMVSSMPYVKAGDPHLLNTYTPEIVNAYITSRLESVAIVVREGLEDPLDDLGIVHQQLEQISVIVRCEYQKTCTLLVQLFDQAARTYQELMTQTASPTQRMDITIQEGQLTWLVYIIGGVIGGKVTFNSNEEYDAMDGELVCRVLQLMNLTDSRLAQGGCEKLELAMLSFFEQFRKVYVGDQVQKNSKVYRRLSDVLGVNDESMVLGILIRKIITNLKYWGRSKQIISKTLQLLNDLSVGYSCVRKLVKLEEVQFMLNNHTREHFPFLGNNVAVTEMRCRSMFYTSLGRLLMVDLGEDEERFHTFMLPLTNAFESLGQLIGPADPSLFTAEEAKKALIGLARDLRGLAYAFNTKTSYMMLFDWIYPNYTPILLHAVELWHYEPQVTTPVLKLFAELVQNRSQRLQFDASSPNGILLFREASKVICSYGNRILNVEVPKDQIYPLKLKGISICFSMLKAALCGSYVNFGVFRLYGDEALDNALNTFVKLLLSIPQSDLLDYPKLSTTYFVLLECLAQDHMVFLSTLEPRVFLYILSSISEGLTALDTMVCTGCCATLDHIVTYIFKQLYQKGGYPGRKNTVVPGGGDLFLQVLKQHPEILQQMLSTVLNVIMFEDCRNQWSMSRPLLGLILLNEEYFNQLRENIIRSQPVDKQTTMAHWFEHLMEGIERNLLTKNRDRFTQNLSLFRRDINDILKGPNTTSNPIGDMMTLTFN